A DNA window from Nerophis lumbriciformis linkage group LG33, RoL_Nlum_v2.1, whole genome shotgun sequence contains the following coding sequences:
- the LOC133575696 gene encoding uncharacterized protein isoform X4: MCERTIAKYEEELCPTKEEKERQHQLLDAVFKKHQVVLHRTDVQQPTHIKEEEEEVWITQQEECLLGQEEADLTNFPLTVVSVKTEEHEDKPPESSQLHHSPNVCEEQLLPEKQECSFRMVKEDPSKRKTRRHRPSGVSFSSLTQTLPCKKEEEDSLTPHIKEEEEEHSISQPKWLEEFPVTGVPVKSEDDEVKGKGEEKGGAEPPSSSSTQHMTTEADGDHCGGSQADKLLAPLSDSEDTTSHSPDTDDEDSKDDKTCHTDNTHFKCSHCDKTFKYLCQVKTHMRTHTGEKPFTCSICSKGFAQSHNLKVHLRTHTGEKPFICSICDKGFVESRNLKVHMTTHTGERTFSCSICGKCFVRSHNLKVHKRIHTGEKPFICSICGKGFVESNQLKLHMRAHTGEKPFSCSICGLFFTRKEYLKVHMRTHTGEKPFPCSICGNVFTESQSLKRHKLTHTGGKSHSCSICNKSFWRRPNLVAHMRTHTGEKVLSCSVCGERFSSKYQCKKHKCAGENSSSK, encoded by the exons atgtgcgaaagaacgatagcaaagtatgaggaggaactttgtccaacaaaagaggagaaggagcgacaacatcaactactggacgctgttttcaagaaacatcaagttgtgttacacagaacag acgtccaacagcccacccacattaaagaggaagaggaggaagtgtggatcactcagcaggaagagtgtcttctagggcaggaggaggctgatctcaccaattttccactgactgttgtctctgtgaagactgaagagcatgaagacaaaccacctgagtcctcacagcttcatcacagtccaa acgtctgtgaagaacaacttctgcctgaaaaacaggagTGTAGCTTCAGGATGGTGAAGGAGGATCCATCAAAGAGGAAGACCAGGCGCCACAGACCCTCTGGtgtctccttttcctctttgacacagaccctgccctgtaaaaaggaagaggaagactcactgaccccccacattaaagaggaagaggaggaacacagcatcagtcagcctaaatggttggaggagttcccagtgactggtgtgcctgtgaagagtgaagatgatgaggtcaaaggtaaaGGTGAGGAGAAGGGaggggcggagcctccaagcagcagctcaacacaacacatgacaacagaagctgatggagaccactgtggaggatcacaagcagacaagctcttagctccactatcagatagtgaggacacaacgtcacactctcctgacactgatgatgaagactctaaagatgataagacatgtcacactgacaacactcacttcaaatgttctcactgtgatAAAACCTTTAAATACCTTTGTCAagtgaaaacacacatgagaacacacactggagaaaaaccttttacctgttcaatctgtagtaaaggttttgcacaaagtcacaatttgaaagtgcacttgagaacacacactggtgaaaaaccttttatctgttcaatctgtgataaaggttttgtagaaagtcgcaatttgaaagtacacatgacaacacacactggtgaaagaactttttcttgttcaatctgtggtaaatgtTTCGTACGAAGTcacaatttgaaagtacacaagagaatacacactggtgaaaaaccttttatctgttcaatctgtggtaaaggttttgtagaaaGTAACCAATTGAAACTACACATGAgagcacacactggtgaaaaacctttttcttgttcaatctgtggcttATTTTTTACAAGGAAGGAATATTTGaaagtgcacatgagaacacacactggtgaaaaaccttttccctgttcaatctgtggtaacgTTTTTACAGAAAGTCAGAGTTtgaaaagacacaaattaacgcACACTGGTGGAAAATCACATTCCTGTTCGATCTGCAACAAAAGCTTTTGGCGACGACCAAACCttgtagcacacatgagaacacacacgggagagaaagtgttgagttgcagtgtgtgtggtgaaagattctcttctaagtaccagtgtaagaaacacaagtgtgctggtgagaacagcagcagcaaatga